A DNA window from Azotosporobacter soli contains the following coding sequences:
- the rarD gene encoding EamA family transporter RarD, with protein sequence MKTRHLNEGIAYALLSYMMWGFTPVYWKLLQHISSAEILAQRICWSFVFMLAVLCVSGKTSAFVTFLNDLPRRPRSFGALFLAAVLISANWGIFMWAVLNGKIIEASLGQYITPLVSMLVGVVALKERPSRSETLAFFLAGSGVLLLTLHYGAIPWLALSLAFSFAFYGLVKKTLQTDSSISLALETLTLAPLALLYLYHLSLQAPLQFNDSFVNAALLAGSGVVTALPLLLFTKSAKTVSLSRLVILQYISPTLSLLTGVFLYQETVSTVHWLAFFFIWSALALYACSSLLQQRTRAA encoded by the coding sequence ATGAAAACAAGACATCTGAACGAGGGCATCGCCTATGCCCTACTGTCTTATATGATGTGGGGCTTTACGCCGGTTTACTGGAAACTGCTGCAACACATATCCTCCGCCGAAATCTTAGCACAACGGATTTGTTGGTCTTTTGTTTTTATGTTGGCGGTTCTATGCGTTAGCGGCAAAACTTCTGCGTTCGTTACGTTTCTTAACGATCTGCCCCGCCGACCAAGATCCTTTGGTGCGTTGTTTCTTGCCGCCGTACTAATCAGCGCAAACTGGGGTATTTTCATGTGGGCTGTGCTTAACGGAAAGATCATCGAGGCAAGTCTTGGGCAGTACATCACGCCGCTTGTCAGCATGCTGGTAGGCGTAGTCGCGCTGAAAGAACGCCCCAGCCGCAGCGAAACGCTGGCATTTTTCCTGGCAGGAAGCGGCGTATTGCTCCTGACGCTTCACTACGGCGCTATTCCCTGGCTTGCGTTGAGTCTGGCGTTTAGCTTCGCTTTCTATGGCCTCGTCAAGAAAACGTTGCAAACGGACTCGTCCATCAGCCTCGCGCTTGAGACGCTGACGCTTGCGCCTCTTGCTTTGCTTTATTTATATCATTTGTCGCTGCAAGCGCCTTTGCAATTTAACGACTCGTTTGTAAACGCAGCCTTGCTGGCCGGCAGCGGCGTCGTGACCGCACTGCCGCTCTTGCTCTTCACCAAGAGCGCTAAAACCGTTTCCTTATCCCGGCTCGTCATCCTGCAATATATTTCGCCGACGTTATCGCTGCTGACCGGTGTCTTCCTCTATCAAGAAACGGTGAGCACCGTACATTGGCTCGCGTTTTTCTTCATC